Proteins found in one Halobaculum sp. MBLA0147 genomic segment:
- a CDS encoding transcriptional regulator encodes MSREALLENVTALLADAGFLTSERCAVRPKGFDLAARSGEDLLLVKVLGNVDAFDAPTGGEMRRLGRYLSGTPLVVGLRTRDEDLKPGVVYFRHGVPAIHPDTLYDLLVEDVPPLIYAAPGGLYVNIDGDLVADERRERGWSLGRLAEELGVSRRTVAKYEDGMNASVEVAVQLEEMFDEPFSDPVSVLEGAEEVRGGEPTPDEPETDPDPETERLFAVLSDAGFVVHPTERAPFKAVGEDDDRVEFTLLSSYATFTRAAEKRARLMASIGRVTRTRAVFFTDDDAGRDSVDGTAIVGRGEVADSDDPDHVRDLIRERSEEPQEA; translated from the coding sequence ATGTCTCGTGAGGCGCTCTTGGAGAACGTGACCGCACTGCTCGCCGACGCGGGCTTCCTGACCAGCGAGCGGTGTGCGGTGCGTCCCAAGGGGTTCGACCTCGCCGCCCGCTCGGGCGAGGACCTGCTCCTCGTCAAGGTGTTGGGCAACGTCGACGCCTTCGACGCCCCGACGGGCGGGGAGATGCGGCGCCTCGGCCGGTACCTGTCGGGGACGCCGCTCGTGGTCGGGTTGCGGACGCGCGACGAGGACCTCAAACCCGGCGTGGTGTACTTCCGCCACGGCGTGCCGGCGATCCACCCGGACACGCTGTACGACCTGCTCGTCGAGGACGTGCCGCCGCTGATCTACGCCGCCCCCGGCGGACTGTACGTCAACATCGACGGCGACCTCGTCGCCGACGAGCGACGCGAGCGCGGGTGGAGTCTCGGTCGACTCGCCGAGGAGTTGGGTGTCTCGCGGCGCACCGTCGCGAAGTACGAGGACGGGATGAACGCCTCGGTCGAAGTCGCGGTGCAGTTGGAGGAGATGTTCGACGAGCCGTTCTCCGACCCCGTCTCGGTGCTCGAGGGTGCCGAGGAGGTCCGCGGCGGGGAGCCGACTCCCGACGAGCCGGAGACGGACCCGGACCCGGAGACGGAACGACTGTTCGCGGTGTTGTCCGACGCCGGCTTCGTCGTCCACCCGACGGAGCGTGCGCCGTTCAAGGCAGTCGGCGAGGACGACGACCGCGTCGAGTTCACGCTGTTGTCTAGTTACGCGACGTTCACACGGGCCGCCGAGAAGCGCGCCCGACTGATGGCCTCCATCGGACGGGTGACCCGGACCCGTGCGGTGTTCTTCACCGACGACGACGCCGGGCGCGACTCCGTCGACGGCACCGCCATCGTCGGCCGCGGCGAGGTGGCCGACAGCGACGACCCGGACCACGTCCGGGATCTGATCCGCGAACGGTCCGAGGAACCACAGGAGGCCTGA
- a CDS encoding S66 peptidase family protein — MSFQRPPAVSTGDTVALLATSAPVPSGLVERAADRLSSVFGVETVQYPTAERTPADGPAPPSERAEELMTAFEDPGVSAVVSVTGGDDQLRVLSSLDADRLRRHPTRFFGYSDNDNLRLFLWRLGIVSWGTTAHPDLTVDADLHPYVEEYLSRALFAETLGTVEPATEWTDEWYDFESGEPRSWQPSPGWSWRDRGTVAGPVWGGSLAIVEWHLQTDRFLPDPERLDGAVLALETSETLPRAERVGYLLRSLGERGWLDRFAGVVVGRPRAFSPEVARDPDFDEYRTAIREAVETRLDRYAPETTAVFDVDFGHTSPVFPLPLGATARLDPDAGTITFE, encoded by the coding sequence ATGAGCTTCCAGCGGCCGCCCGCAGTCTCGACGGGCGACACCGTCGCGCTGCTGGCCACGTCGGCACCCGTCCCGTCCGGTCTCGTCGAGCGTGCGGCCGACCGCCTGTCGTCGGTGTTCGGTGTCGAGACGGTGCAGTACCCCACCGCCGAGCGAACGCCGGCAGACGGGCCGGCACCGCCGTCGGAACGCGCCGAGGAGCTGATGACCGCCTTCGAGGACCCGGGCGTGAGCGCGGTGGTGTCCGTGACCGGCGGGGACGACCAACTGCGAGTGCTCTCCTCGCTCGACGCCGACCGCCTGCGGCGCCACCCGACGCGGTTCTTCGGCTACTCGGACAACGACAACCTCCGGCTGTTCCTGTGGCGACTCGGGATCGTCTCGTGGGGGACCACGGCACACCCGGACCTGACTGTCGACGCCGACCTCCACCCGTACGTCGAGGAGTACCTCTCGCGAGCGTTGTTCGCGGAGACGCTCGGCACCGTCGAACCCGCGACGGAGTGGACCGACGAGTGGTACGACTTCGAGTCGGGTGAGCCACGCTCGTGGCAGCCGTCGCCCGGCTGGTCGTGGCGGGACCGCGGCACCGTCGCCGGCCCGGTGTGGGGCGGGTCACTCGCCATCGTCGAGTGGCACCTCCAGACGGATCGGTTTCTCCCGGACCCCGAACGACTCGACGGGGCGGTGTTGGCTCTGGAGACCTCCGAGACGCTGCCGCGGGCCGAGCGCGTCGGCTACCTGCTGCGGTCGTTGGGCGAGCGCGGGTGGCTGGACCGCTTCGCGGGGGTCGTCGTCGGCCGTCCACGGGCGTTCAGTCCGGAGGTGGCCCGCGACCCAGACTTCGACGAGTACCGGACGGCGATCCGGGAGGCGGTCGAGACACGGCTCGACCGCTACGCGCCCGAGACGACGGCCGTCTTCGACGTGGACTTCGGCCACACCTCGCCGGTGTTCCCGCTGCCGCTCGGTGCGACGGCGCGACTCGACCCCGACGCCGGGACGATCACCTTCGAGTGA
- a CDS encoding type I 3-dehydroquinate dehydratase encodes MEFDTFRLAAATGTLADEPAARDHADLVEFRLDLAEEPLAALRAYDGPTPLLVTNRPRWEGGQTAPYGRLDTLAAAVAFESVVAVDVELATLRGRPPGTNDTGVAELRERIRETETTLIASVHDFDGTPDREALDGLVRAAAAAGDVGKVAVTAETPDDALRLLGATRRATARGDRVATMAMGEAGAHTRAVAPVYGSRIGYAPVHEAEATAPGQYDLATLRELVAQLS; translated from the coding sequence ATGGAGTTCGACACGTTCCGGCTCGCGGCGGCGACGGGCACGCTCGCCGACGAACCGGCCGCACGCGACCACGCCGACCTCGTGGAGTTCCGGCTCGACCTGGCCGAGGAGCCACTGGCCGCACTACGGGCGTACGACGGGCCGACGCCGCTACTCGTCACGAACCGGCCACGGTGGGAGGGTGGCCAGACGGCACCCTACGGCCGACTAGACACACTCGCGGCCGCGGTCGCGTTCGAGTCCGTCGTCGCCGTCGACGTGGAGTTGGCGACCCTGCGCGGCCGCCCGCCCGGGACGAACGACACCGGCGTCGCAGAACTTCGCGAGCGGATCCGCGAGACCGAGACGACGCTGATCGCGTCCGTCCACGACTTCGACGGCACACCGGACCGAGAGGCGCTCGACGGTCTCGTCCGCGCCGCGGCGGCGGCGGGTGACGTGGGGAAGGTGGCCGTCACCGCCGAGACACCGGACGACGCGTTGCGACTGTTGGGTGCGACACGGCGCGCGACGGCACGCGGCGACCGCGTCGCCACGATGGCGATGGGTGAGGCCGGCGCACACACCCGTGCCGTCGCGCCGGTGTACGGCTCTCGGATCGGCTACGCACCCGTCCACGAGGCGGAGGCGACCGCACCCGGACAGTACGACCTGGCGACGCTCCGCGAGTTGGTCGCGCAGTTGTCGTGA